In Bacillus sp. DX3.1, the following proteins share a genomic window:
- a CDS encoding amino acid permease, which produces MNAFIRRKSIDQLQKEGRKSNGLNRVLGLWQLTAIGLGGIIGVGIFVLTGVAASEHAGPAVILSFIIAGLASAAAALCYAEFAGLIPVAGSAYTYSYAVLGEGVAWLIGWDLLLEYILVVGVVAIGWSGYMQELLQQIGIHIPVWAQGAPGTGAGHRVDLIAMIISLAIAGLLTLGMEWGSKFNNLMVIIKLSIILVVIAVGIFYIDSANWHPFMPFGFNGVMSGAALVFFAVFGYDTLTTTAEEAKNPQRDLPKAVVISLAIALCLYIGMSLVITGMAPYDTLNNAAPVAKIFSDAGLKWITLFISAAAITGILSVLFSFMLAGSRIWFAMSRDGLLPKWFTKLHPKYKTPHRPTLIIGVITAIISGVTPISEVAELVNIGTLSAFILICASIIVLRKRRPELERKFKTPLVPLIPLIGIGFSFYLIMSLPVITWIRFIVWMILGLVIYMLYGKNKSNLAGDKK; this is translated from the coding sequence ATGAATGCTTTCATTAGAAGAAAGTCTATAGACCAATTGCAAAAAGAAGGCCGCAAAAGTAATGGATTAAATCGAGTTCTAGGATTGTGGCAACTTACTGCAATTGGTTTAGGAGGCATTATTGGAGTAGGCATCTTTGTGTTAACTGGTGTAGCGGCTTCTGAACACGCAGGACCTGCAGTTATTTTATCTTTTATCATTGCAGGATTAGCTAGTGCAGCAGCTGCGTTATGCTATGCGGAATTTGCTGGATTAATTCCTGTTGCTGGAAGTGCTTATACATACAGCTATGCTGTACTGGGAGAAGGTGTAGCTTGGCTAATTGGGTGGGATCTTTTACTCGAATATATTTTAGTAGTTGGGGTAGTCGCCATCGGGTGGTCTGGTTATATGCAAGAATTACTTCAACAAATTGGAATTCATATTCCCGTCTGGGCTCAAGGAGCTCCAGGTACAGGTGCTGGTCATAGAGTAGATTTAATTGCAATGATCATAAGTCTTGCTATTGCGGGTTTGTTGACATTGGGTATGGAGTGGGGATCTAAATTTAATAACCTTATGGTTATCATTAAGTTAAGTATTATTTTAGTAGTAATTGCTGTAGGAATTTTCTATATTGATTCTGCTAATTGGCATCCTTTCATGCCTTTTGGTTTCAATGGTGTAATGAGTGGTGCTGCTCTTGTATTTTTTGCTGTATTTGGCTACGATACATTAACTACAACGGCAGAAGAAGCAAAAAATCCACAACGTGATTTACCGAAAGCTGTAGTAATTTCTTTGGCTATTGCGTTATGTCTATATATTGGGATGTCTTTGGTAATTACAGGCATGGCACCATACGATACATTGAATAATGCCGCACCGGTAGCTAAAATTTTTAGTGATGCTGGATTAAAGTGGATTACTTTATTCATTTCTGCTGCTGCCATTACCGGTATTCTTTCTGTTTTATTTTCCTTTATGCTTGCTGGTTCACGAATATGGTTTGCTATGAGTCGAGACGGTTTGTTACCAAAATGGTTTACAAAGTTACATCCTAAATATAAGACACCACATCGTCCAACTTTAATAATTGGAGTTATTACTGCAATTATCTCGGGTGTTACTCCTATTAGTGAAGTGGCAGAACTAGTTAATATTGGTACTTTGTCAGCGTTTATTTTAATTTGTGCATCTATAATTGTGTTAAGAAAAAGGCGACCAGAATTAGAAAGGAAATTTAAGACACCTTTAGTTCCGTTAATTCCTTTAATTGGGATTGGTTTTTCATTTTATCTTATTATGAGCCTTCCTGTAATTACCTGGATTCGCTTTATAGTTTGGATGATTCTCGGACTAGTTATTTATATGTTATATGGAAAAAATAAAAGTAATTTGGCTGGAGATAAAAAATAA
- a CDS encoding PCYCGC motif-containing (lipo)protein: MSKIMPVVLLVSLLFVVLIGCSSANDSSANKNNKTQNQQNEQKNEDDHYKDDILETTTSVETLPSFLSSSKNGQVSQIYGMAGKNIELLEWIPCYCGCGENSEHRSNKDCFIREVKQNGEVIWSSHAMKHAACVDIAFQSVLMKQNGASTLEIRQYIDKQYKKEDIKATSTPMPSA, encoded by the coding sequence ATGTCAAAGATCATGCCTGTAGTTTTATTGGTAAGCCTATTATTTGTGGTATTAATTGGCTGTAGTTCTGCTAATGATTCATCAGCCAATAAGAACAACAAGACACAGAATCAACAAAACGAGCAAAAAAATGAAGATGATCATTACAAAGACGATATTCTAGAGACGACAACTAGTGTAGAAACACTCCCTTCTTTCCTATCATCATCTAAAAATGGTCAGGTCTCTCAAATTTATGGAATGGCAGGAAAAAACATTGAACTATTAGAATGGATTCCTTGTTACTGTGGTTGTGGAGAAAACTCAGAGCATAGAAGCAATAAAGATTGCTTTATCCGTGAAGTAAAACAGAACGGAGAGGTTATATGGAGCTCTCATGCAATGAAGCACGCGGCTTGTGTAGATATCGCTTTTCAATCTGTATTGATGAAACAAAATGGAGCATCAACTTTAGAAATTCGTCAATATATAGATAAACAATACAAAAAAGAAGATATAAAAGCCACTTCAACACCAATGCCAAGTGCTTAA
- a CDS encoding disulfide oxidoreductase, whose product MMNTVQKNFEWRNYTLYMAWIVSMVATLGSLYFSEVRGFIPCELCWFQRIMMYPLSIILGVATFYNEKKIKKYVLPLSIIGGSISLYHYAIQKIPGFSEIKPCVQGVPCNVDYINWLGFITIPFLALIAFCLITLFMLLTRSKTK is encoded by the coding sequence ATGATGAATACCGTACAAAAAAACTTTGAATGGCGTAACTATACCTTATATATGGCTTGGATCGTTTCAATGGTTGCTACACTAGGTAGTCTGTACTTCAGTGAAGTTCGTGGGTTCATACCATGTGAATTATGCTGGTTCCAACGAATCATGATGTATCCACTCAGTATCATTTTAGGCGTTGCCACATTCTATAACGAAAAGAAAATCAAAAAATATGTGTTACCACTTTCTATTATCGGTGGAAGTATTTCGCTTTATCACTATGCAATACAAAAAATCCCGGGTTTTTCAGAGATTAAACCATGTGTCCAAGGTGTTCCTTGTAATGTAGATTATATTAATTGGCTAGGTTTTATTACAATTCCCTTCTTAGCTTTAATTGCTTTTTGTTTGATTACTTTGTTCATGTTACTAACAAGATCAAAAACGAAATGA
- a CDS encoding thioredoxin domain-containing protein: MKKKQASHVKLLLVITLLIFAVVTAFVVMNNKEEKATGNKVMKELPSIGNQPTLGKEDAPVSIVEFGDYKCPACKAWGERIFPQLQKDYIDTGKVKFSYVNVLFHGTESKLSALAAESVFKQDPQSYWIFHKEIFKAQPQNHDNPWITSEKLLEIARTYTPNINVTKLEEDLNKQAEQEEVNRDEKLVQDYGVEKTPSIVINGTMLSDPYDYEKIKNLIEKALKEKK; encoded by the coding sequence ATGAAGAAAAAGCAAGCGTCTCACGTAAAGCTATTACTTGTTATCACATTATTAATCTTTGCTGTAGTTACAGCTTTTGTTGTGATGAATAACAAAGAAGAAAAAGCAACAGGCAATAAAGTTATGAAAGAGTTACCTTCTATAGGAAATCAGCCTACTTTAGGAAAAGAAGATGCACCGGTCTCTATTGTAGAGTTCGGTGATTATAAGTGTCCCGCATGCAAAGCGTGGGGTGAACGAATCTTCCCTCAACTCCAAAAAGATTATATAGATACTGGTAAAGTTAAATTTTCATATGTTAATGTTTTATTCCATGGAACAGAATCTAAATTGTCTGCTTTGGCTGCCGAATCTGTTTTTAAACAAGATCCGCAATCTTATTGGATATTCCATAAGGAAATATTTAAAGCACAGCCACAAAATCATGATAATCCATGGATTACTTCGGAAAAGCTGCTAGAAATCGCGAGAACATATACACCAAATATAAATGTAACTAAGCTAGAAGAGGATTTAAACAAACAAGCGGAGCAAGAAGAAGTAAACAGAGATGAAAAGCTGGTACAAGATTATGGCGTAGAAAAAACACCAAGTATTGTTATTAATGGCACGATGCTATCCGATCCTTATGATTATGAAAAAATCAAAAATTTAATCGAAAAAGCATTGAAGGAAAAGAAATGA
- a CDS encoding SCO family protein, translating to MKKIRLIGLLMLIFVITILGACSDNKLRDSLDWDVEKFSFTDQNGKKFGSSELKEKVWVADFIFTSCQTVCPPMTANMAKLQKMLNAEGIKDVEFVSFSVDPEVDTPEKITEFMKVYEMDATRTHFLTGYTRPEIEKFAKKNFQALVTKPENNTQVIHGTSFYLVDKSGKVVKKYSGLQNTPYEDIIRDIKRIR from the coding sequence ATGAAAAAAATACGTTTAATTGGATTACTTATGCTTATTTTCGTAATTACGATCTTAGGAGCATGTAGCGATAACAAACTAAGAGATTCACTAGATTGGGACGTGGAAAAGTTTTCATTTACAGATCAGAACGGGAAAAAGTTTGGTTCATCTGAGTTAAAAGAAAAGGTATGGGTAGCTGATTTTATCTTTACAAGCTGCCAAACAGTTTGCCCACCTATGACAGCCAATATGGCAAAACTTCAGAAAATGTTGAATGCAGAAGGAATTAAAGATGTAGAATTTGTATCATTTAGTGTAGATCCTGAAGTAGACACACCTGAAAAAATAACAGAGTTCATGAAAGTCTATGAAATGGATGCAACTAGGACTCATTTCCTAACAGGCTATACACGACCAGAAATTGAAAAATTTGCAAAAAAGAACTTTCAAGCTCTTGTGACCAAACCAGAAAACAATACACAAGTTATACATGGAACAAGTTTTTATCTTGTCGACAAAAGTGGAAAAGTTGTGAAGAAATATTCAGGTCTACAAAACACACCATATGAAGATATCATCCGAGATATTAAACGAATTCGATAG
- a CDS encoding cation-translocating P-type ATPase produces the protein MTDKKEKQTCQTSSCSDSSPTPVKEEIAKETSSCCSSKKEIPIIPVAKKTSCCSSNTNTVKTESDSSDSCCGPKPEKVSSCGSSTSATPKEEVTPKTSSCCNDSSCEDTSPRDTQKVTGDGVQTYLVGGMDCGACALTIEKHLQNVSGVQEVRVNFATGKMHIRHERNVDDIIKEVSNAGFEASLAGAHRGATPAPKSKNTTLILSGLFLALGFFGGFANTPPLLITLLYAASILIGGYKPAKSAFYALRSKALDMNVLMISAAIGAALIGQWLEGATVVWLFALGATLQNKSIERTRESIRGLIDLAPSEAWVKVGTELVKKSIENITVNTTIVVKPGEKIPLDGTIVGGASTVNQSPITGESIPIDKQIGDSVYAGTINEEGSLEITVTKLVEDTTLSRIIHLVEEAQEKKAPTEAFVDHFAKIYTPIVFLLALVVMVIPPLLGMGTWMDWIYKGLELLVVACPCALVISTPVAIVSAIGNAARNGVLIKGGTALEVAGALNAIAFDKTGTLTEGKPKVMHARSLDCSESELLSIATTIEEYSNHPIARAITAYAKEQQIPVQEGRDFRTIVGKGAQVNIDGETYYAGNAALFDDLGVSLQVWKEPIQEMQRIGQTVVLVGTNHTILGMISVADSIRSTTYQTIQELKRAGIQETVMLTGDNEGTAEHIAQKAKVDRYFANLLPEDKVHSVKQLQSEGKTIAMIGDGINDAPALATANLGIAMGGAGTDTAMETADIVLMADNLEKLPYTMKLSRKALHIIKQNIWFSLIIKFIALAFIFPGWLTLWIAVLSDTGAALLVILNSMRLLRNK, from the coding sequence ATGACGGATAAGAAAGAGAAACAGACCTGTCAAACTTCTTCGTGCAGTGATTCTTCACCAACTCCTGTTAAAGAAGAAATAGCAAAGGAAACATCATCATGTTGTTCTTCTAAAAAAGAGATTCCGATCATTCCCGTTGCTAAGAAGACTTCCTGCTGCAGTAGTAACACCAATACTGTAAAAACAGAAAGTGATTCTTCTGATTCTTGTTGTGGGCCCAAACCAGAAAAGGTATCTTCATGTGGCTCTTCTACATCCGCCACACCAAAAGAAGAAGTAACACCAAAAACTTCTTCTTGTTGTAATGATAGCTCATGTGAAGACACATCACCTCGTGATACTCAGAAAGTAACAGGAGATGGCGTACAAACATATCTGGTCGGAGGCATGGATTGTGGTGCTTGCGCCCTAACAATTGAAAAACATTTACAAAACGTGTCCGGTGTTCAAGAAGTTCGAGTAAACTTTGCTACTGGAAAAATGCATATTCGTCATGAACGAAACGTAGATGACATTATAAAAGAAGTGTCCAACGCAGGGTTTGAAGCATCCTTAGCAGGAGCTCATAGAGGAGCAACACCAGCTCCAAAATCCAAAAATACAACTTTGATTCTCTCAGGATTGTTTTTAGCTTTAGGATTTTTCGGTGGTTTTGCAAATACACCACCCCTCCTCATTACACTTCTCTATGCAGCCAGTATTCTAATTGGAGGATATAAACCTGCAAAAAGTGCTTTTTATGCTTTAAGAAGTAAAGCACTGGATATGAATGTTCTCATGATATCTGCTGCTATTGGTGCTGCTCTAATCGGACAATGGTTAGAAGGTGCAACGGTTGTTTGGCTATTTGCATTAGGTGCAACGTTACAAAACAAATCTATTGAACGTACGCGTGAATCAATTCGTGGACTTATTGATTTAGCACCCTCAGAAGCATGGGTGAAAGTTGGAACAGAACTTGTAAAAAAATCCATAGAGAATATTACAGTAAACACAACAATTGTTGTGAAGCCAGGTGAAAAAATCCCATTGGATGGAACGATTGTAGGAGGCGCTTCTACTGTAAACCAATCACCTATTACAGGTGAATCCATCCCTATAGATAAACAAATTGGTGATTCAGTGTATGCTGGAACGATTAATGAAGAAGGCTCTCTAGAGATCACGGTAACCAAACTTGTCGAGGATACTACTCTTTCGCGGATTATTCACCTTGTTGAGGAAGCACAAGAAAAAAAAGCACCGACCGAAGCATTTGTTGATCATTTTGCAAAAATTTATACACCAATCGTCTTTCTATTAGCACTTGTTGTAATGGTAATCCCTCCTCTTCTCGGTATGGGAACATGGATGGATTGGATTTATAAAGGACTGGAACTCCTCGTTGTCGCATGTCCTTGTGCTTTGGTCATCTCTACCCCTGTCGCAATTGTATCTGCTATTGGAAATGCTGCGAGAAACGGTGTACTCATTAAAGGTGGGACAGCTTTAGAAGTGGCAGGCGCGTTAAATGCTATCGCATTTGATAAAACAGGAACATTGACCGAGGGAAAACCAAAAGTAATGCACGCGAGAAGCCTAGATTGTTCTGAAAGCGAGTTATTGTCAATTGCGACAACGATTGAGGAATACTCCAATCATCCAATCGCAAGAGCAATTACAGCATATGCAAAGGAACAGCAAATTCCCGTTCAAGAAGGAAGAGACTTCCGTACAATTGTAGGTAAAGGTGCACAAGTAAATATCGATGGAGAAACCTATTATGCTGGAAATGCCGCCCTATTCGATGATTTAGGTGTCTCCCTTCAAGTGTGGAAAGAACCGATTCAAGAAATGCAACGAATTGGTCAAACGGTGGTACTTGTCGGAACAAACCATACTATTCTAGGGATGATTTCCGTAGCAGATTCCATTCGTTCCACTACTTATCAAACAATACAAGAATTAAAACGAGCAGGCATTCAAGAAACCGTTATGTTAACAGGAGATAATGAAGGGACAGCTGAGCACATTGCACAGAAAGCGAAAGTTGATCGTTATTTCGCTAATTTACTGCCAGAAGATAAAGTGCATTCTGTGAAACAACTCCAATCTGAAGGAAAAACGATAGCCATGATTGGAGACGGCATTAATGATGCCCCTGCCCTTGCCACAGCAAACCTTGGGATTGCCATGGGCGGTGCAGGAACCGATACTGCAATGGAAACAGCAGATATTGTATTGATGGCAGATAACCTTGAAAAACTTCCTTATACAATGAAACTAAGCCGGAAAGCATTACACATTATTAAACAGAACATCTGGTTCTCATTGATTATTAAATTTATCGCGCTTGCCTTTATCTTCCCAGGTTGGCTCACACTTTGGATTGCTGTACTGAGTGATACAGGTGCTGCACTTCTTGTAATACTTAACAGTATGCGCTTGTTACGAAACAAATAA
- a CDS encoding metalloregulator ArsR/SmtB family transcription factor, producing the protein MCNTNDLDVKAKFIRGFADKTRLQILQCMMDGEKTVSEIVEIIKGNQSNISQHLNCLKGCGIILGRQEGKYVYYSLRNAQIEQLLTMFDVVFHEVQNEVASCDKNDACLSQKGESCHDG; encoded by the coding sequence TTGTGCAATACAAATGATTTAGATGTAAAAGCCAAATTTATTCGTGGCTTTGCTGATAAAACAAGGCTTCAGATTCTTCAATGTATGATGGATGGCGAAAAAACGGTATCTGAAATTGTAGAAATTATCAAAGGAAATCAGTCAAATATATCCCAACATCTGAACTGTTTAAAAGGATGCGGCATTATACTTGGAAGACAAGAAGGAAAATACGTCTACTATTCTTTACGAAATGCACAAATCGAACAGTTACTTACAATGTTTGATGTTGTATTTCATGAAGTACAGAACGAAGTAGCATCATGTGATAAAAACGATGCATGCTTATCTCAAAAGGGAGAGAGTTGTCATGACGGATAA
- a CDS encoding NAD(P)/FAD-dependent oxidoreductase, with protein MLDVIVIGAGQAGLSMGYFLQQGRYHFVILDGEKRIGASWRNRYDSLILFTPKSYSSLPGMKLEGNENAFPTKDEIANYLETYTNRFSLPVQVETTVHKVQKIGNTFEVSTNKGVFLSKHVIIASGAFQKPFIPSISQGLSQEVFQIHSSQYQSPKKIPDGPVLVVGGGNSGTQIATELAESRDVIIAISHPFKFLPLKIIGKSIFHWLEKLGLLYAGTNTKRGAWFQKQSDPIFGFELKKLIREGKVETKPRVTQTQEREVTFDDHSKINVQNIIWSTGFVPDYKWIDIKGILDEKGFPLHNRGVSPIQGLYYIGLPWQHQRGSALICGVGRDAEFIYSVIKGT; from the coding sequence GTGTTAGATGTTATTGTGATTGGTGCTGGGCAAGCTGGTTTAAGTATGGGTTACTTCTTGCAACAAGGACGCTATCATTTTGTAATACTTGATGGAGAAAAAAGAATTGGAGCCTCATGGAGAAACAGGTATGATTCTTTGATTCTATTTACACCTAAGTCATATAGTTCACTGCCAGGGATGAAGTTAGAAGGAAATGAAAATGCATTTCCTACAAAAGATGAAATTGCAAACTATCTTGAAACGTATACTAATCGTTTTTCATTACCAGTACAGGTGGAAACAACTGTACATAAAGTACAAAAAATAGGAAATACATTTGAGGTATCTACCAATAAGGGAGTTTTTCTGTCCAAACATGTCATCATCGCATCTGGTGCTTTTCAGAAACCGTTTATTCCCTCAATTTCTCAAGGACTTTCACAAGAGGTGTTTCAAATTCATTCTTCTCAATATCAATCACCAAAGAAAATCCCAGATGGTCCTGTCCTCGTGGTAGGCGGCGGGAATTCTGGTACACAGATTGCAACCGAACTTGCGGAAAGTCGCGATGTAATCATTGCTATTAGTCATCCGTTTAAATTTTTACCCCTCAAAATTATAGGTAAAAGCATCTTTCATTGGTTAGAAAAGCTTGGTTTATTATATGCCGGAACCAATACAAAGCGCGGAGCATGGTTTCAAAAACAAAGTGACCCTATTTTTGGATTTGAATTAAAAAAATTGATTCGTGAGGGGAAAGTGGAAACCAAACCGAGAGTGACACAAACACAGGAAAGAGAGGTAACCTTTGACGATCACAGTAAAATAAACGTGCAAAATATTATATGGTCAACAGGTTTTGTTCCTGACTACAAATGGATAGACATAAAGGGGATTTTAGATGAAAAAGGTTTTCCTCTTCATAACAGGGGTGTGAGTCCAATCCAAGGGTTATATTATATTGGATTACCGTGGCAACATCAAAGAGGTTCAGCGCTTATTTGTGGAGTAGGGAGAGATGCTGAGTTTATATATTCAGTTATAAAAGGGACTTAA
- a CDS encoding metalloregulator ArsR/SmtB family transcription factor, whose protein sequence is MQKTILEIEKVSSILKLLGDKTRLAMMRMVYEQEYCVCNFVDIFKMSQPSISQHVRKLKDAGLVKEERRGQWIYYSINNESEYYELIQDVIRHVALPQSAATCDDNCCN, encoded by the coding sequence ATGCAAAAAACAATATTAGAAATTGAAAAGGTATCAAGTATCCTTAAATTATTAGGAGATAAAACGCGATTAGCGATGATGCGAATGGTATATGAACAAGAATATTGTGTTTGTAATTTTGTAGATATATTCAAAATGAGCCAACCTTCTATTAGTCAGCATGTACGCAAGCTGAAGGATGCAGGGCTTGTGAAAGAAGAAAGACGTGGACAATGGATTTATTACTCCATTAATAACGAAAGTGAATATTACGAATTGATTCAAGATGTGATTCGTCATGTAGCTCTTCCGCAAAGTGCAGCTACTTGTGATGATAACTGCTGTAACTAA
- the arsC gene encoding arsenate reductase (thioredoxin) — translation MTKKTIYFLCTGNSCRSQIAEGFGENYLGDTWNVYSAGIEAHGVNPNAIKAMNEVNIDISGQTSDIINRDILNKADLVVTLCGHARDVCPTIPPHVKHEHWGFDDPAGQDWSVFQRVRDEIGTRIKKFAETGE, via the coding sequence ATGACAAAGAAAACAATCTATTTCTTATGTACAGGTAACTCTTGCCGTAGCCAGATTGCTGAAGGGTTTGGGGAAAATTATTTAGGTGATACATGGAATGTATATTCTGCAGGGATTGAAGCGCATGGCGTGAATCCAAATGCAATCAAAGCAATGAATGAAGTAAATATTGATATTTCAGGTCAAACATCAGATATAATCAACCGTGACATTTTAAATAAAGCAGACCTTGTTGTGACATTATGTGGACATGCACGAGACGTATGCCCAACAATTCCTCCACATGTTAAACATGAGCATTGGGGATTTGATGATCCAGCAGGACAAGATTGGTCAGTGTTTCAACGTGTGCGTGATGAAATTGGTACACGCATTAAGAAATTTGCGGAAACAGGTGAGTAA
- the arsD gene encoding arsenite efflux transporter metallochaperone ArsD encodes MKKIEIYDPAMCCSTGVCGPSVDPELIRVSVAVNNLKNKGFDITRYNLASEPDAFASNEIISKLLMEKGPDVLPVTLVDGEIMKEKGHLSNDEFVALTGLTEEELSQKPRVRLGLNVKK; translated from the coding sequence ATGAAAAAAATTGAAATTTATGATCCAGCAATGTGTTGTTCAACAGGCGTTTGCGGACCTAGTGTAGATCCAGAATTAATTCGTGTTTCTGTTGCTGTAAATAATTTAAAAAACAAAGGGTTCGATATTACACGCTATAACTTAGCAAGTGAACCAGATGCGTTTGCTTCCAATGAGATTATCAGTAAATTATTAATGGAAAAAGGTCCTGATGTACTTCCTGTTACTCTTGTTGATGGTGAAATTATGAAAGAAAAAGGACACTTATCAAATGATGAATTTGTTGCATTAACAGGACTAACAGAAGAAGAGTTAAGTCAAAAGCCTCGTGTACGTTTAGGTTTAAACGTGAAAAAGTAA
- the arsA gene encoding arsenical pump-driving ATPase: protein MTRLYDPQTMEFTPFLFFTGKGGVGKTSTACATAVTLADKGKRALLVSTDPASNLQDVFGMELTNQPVEIPNVNNLFVANLDPETAATQYKERVVGPYRGKLPEAVINQMEEQLSGACTVEIAAFDEFSSLLTNRELTKQYDYIIFDTAPTGHTLRLLQLPTAWSGFLEESTHGASCLGPLAGLGDKKKLYEETVTALSNGDQTTLVLVTRPDISPLQEAARASKELGDIGVQNQLLLINGMMQNHVKEDEVSKAFYERQTKALEQIPNELKQVPTYHVPLAPFNFTGIENLRKLFINSAIPDMVALESEDMETAPLKDLIENIHGDGQRVIFTMGKGGVGKTTVASTIAVGLVEKGHNVHLTTTDPAAHLDHVMHHEFLHGNLSVSRIDPKVEVEKYREEILNQSRELLDEEGLAYLEEDLRSPCTEEIAIFRAFANIVEKASNEIVVIDTAPTGHTLLLLDAAHSYHKEIERSAGVVPVSVQRLLPRLRNPKETGVVIVTLAEATPVFEASRLQEDLKRANITPTWWVINQSLYATHIKDPILHGRAMSEMEWMREVEKRSNGQFVVIPWKAQDIVGYENLKHLTV, encoded by the coding sequence ATGACTCGTTTATATGATCCGCAGACAATGGAATTTACACCATTTCTATTTTTTACTGGAAAAGGTGGTGTGGGGAAAACATCAACTGCTTGTGCAACCGCAGTCACATTAGCTGATAAAGGAAAGCGTGCTTTACTTGTAAGTACAGACCCGGCTTCGAACTTACAAGATGTGTTTGGTATGGAACTGACAAATCAACCAGTAGAAATTCCAAATGTAAACAATTTATTTGTAGCCAATTTAGACCCTGAAACAGCAGCAACTCAGTATAAAGAACGTGTTGTTGGTCCTTATCGCGGAAAACTTCCAGAGGCGGTCATTAACCAAATGGAAGAACAACTTTCAGGAGCATGTACGGTTGAAATTGCAGCATTTGATGAGTTTTCATCTTTACTAACGAATAGAGAACTAACAAAACAATATGATTATATTATTTTTGATACAGCACCAACAGGTCATACGTTACGTCTTCTTCAGCTTCCAACGGCATGGAGTGGGTTCTTAGAAGAAAGTACACATGGTGCTTCTTGTCTTGGGCCACTTGCTGGATTAGGAGATAAGAAAAAATTGTATGAAGAAACCGTTACGGCTCTATCAAATGGAGACCAAACAACATTGGTGTTAGTAACACGTCCAGATATATCTCCATTACAAGAAGCTGCAAGGGCTTCAAAAGAGCTTGGGGACATTGGTGTACAGAATCAATTGTTACTTATCAATGGTATGATGCAAAATCATGTAAAAGAGGATGAAGTATCAAAAGCCTTTTATGAGAGACAAACAAAGGCTTTAGAACAAATACCAAATGAGTTAAAACAGGTTCCAACCTATCATGTTCCTTTGGCACCGTTTAATTTCACTGGTATTGAAAACCTTCGGAAATTATTTATCAATAGCGCAATACCTGATATGGTGGCATTAGAATCCGAAGATATGGAAACAGCTCCTTTAAAAGATTTGATTGAAAATATACACGGGGATGGTCAACGTGTTATTTTCACCATGGGGAAAGGCGGCGTGGGGAAAACAACGGTCGCATCTACCATTGCGGTTGGTTTAGTAGAAAAAGGACACAACGTTCATTTAACTACTACCGATCCAGCGGCACACCTGGATCATGTCATGCACCATGAATTCTTACATGGAAACTTATCAGTAAGCCGTATTGATCCAAAAGTCGAAGTGGAAAAGTACCGAGAGGAAATTCTGAATCAATCAAGGGAGTTGTTAGATGAGGAAGGATTAGCATATTTAGAAGAAGATTTACGATCCCCTTGTACAGAAGAAATTGCGATCTTTCGTGCGTTTGCCAATATTGTAGAAAAAGCAAGTAACGAAATTGTTGTTATCGATACAGCACCAACGGGACATACATTACTATTGCTTGATGCAGCACATTCGTATCATAAAGAAATTGAACGTTCGGCTGGCGTGGTTCCAGTTTCGGTGCAACGATTATTGCCACGTCTTCGCAATCCGAAAGAAACAGGTGTTGTGATAGTTACATTAGCAGAAGCAACACCAGTGTTTGAAGCAAGTCGTTTACAAGAAGATTTAAAACGTGCAAACATTACACCGACTTGGTGGGTGATTAATCAAAGTTTATATGCAACGCATATTAAAGACCCTATTTTACATGGCAGAGCTATGTCAGAAATGGAATGGATGCGTGAAGTTGAGAAAAGATCGAATGGACAATTTGTAGTGATTCCTTGGAAAGCACAAGATATTGTTGGCTATGAAAATTTAAAACATTTAACAGTGTAA